In one Fusarium keratoplasticum isolate Fu6.1 chromosome 5, whole genome shotgun sequence genomic region, the following are encoded:
- a CDS encoding Isocitrate dehydrogenase [NADP] (Isocitrate dehydrogenase [NADP]) has translation MPAVALASAVPRSLLSSSLRRVAFASSSPIAIRPIRASFGAVQTISPFAVRTMASAIPKIKVKNPVVELDGDEMTRIIWQSIKDKFIYPYLDIDLKYYDLGLEYRDETNDQVTIDAAEAIKKYQVGVKCATITPDEARVEEFKLKQMWLSPNGTIRNALGGTVFREPIVIPRIPRLVPGWKKPIIIGRHAFGDQYRAKDAVLPGPGKLSMVYTPEGGEPQEIEVFQFKNGGGVAQTQYNTDESITGFAHASFKLALDKGLPLYMSTKNTILKKYDGRFKDIFQELYDTQYKAEFEAKKIWYEHRLIDDMVAQMIKSSGGYIMALKNYDGDVQSDIVAQGFGSLGLMTSVLITPDGKTFESEAAHGTVTRHYREHQKGNETSTNPIASIFAWTRGLIQRGKLDDQPEVVAFAESLEQACIDTVDIDGIMTKDLALACGKTGREDYVTTTEYLNAVERRMKNIIKEKL, from the exons ATGCCCGCTGTTGCCCTCGCCTCCGCCGTCCCGAGGTCTCTTCTATCGTCTTCGCTGCGCCGTGTCGcctttgcttcttcctctccgaTCGCCATTCGTCCTATCCGCGCTTCCTTCGGTGCCGTCCAGACCATCTCCCCCTTCGCCGTCCGCACAATGGCTTCCGCTATccccaagatcaaggtcaagaaccccgtcgtcgagctcgatggcgatgagatgaCCCGCATCATCTGGCAgtccatcaaggacaagttcATCTACCCCTACCTCGACATCGACCTCAAGTACTATGACCTCGGTCTTGAGTATCGTGACGAGACCAACGACCAGGTCACCATtgatgccgccgaggccatcaagaagtACCAGGTCGGTGTCAAGTGCGCCACCATCACCCCCGATGAGGCCCGAGTCGAGGAGTTCAAGCTGAAGCAGA TGTGGCTTTCCCCCAACGGAACCATCCGAAATGCCCTCGGCGGTACCGTCTTCCGTGAGCCCATTGTCATCCCCCGCATTCCCCGTCTCGTCCCTggctggaagaagcccaTCATCATTGGCCGACACGCCTTCGGTGACCAGTACCGCGCCAAGGATGCTGTCCTGCCCGGCCCTGGCAAGCTCTCCATGGTCTACACCCCCGAGGGTGGTGAGCCCCAGGAGATTGAGGTCTTCCAGTTCAAGaacggtggtggtgtcgcCCAGACCCAGTACAACACCGACGAGTCCATCACTGGCTTCGCCCACGCCTCTTTCAAGCTGGCTCTTGACAAGGGCCTTCCCCTCTACATGAGCACCAAGaacaccatcctcaagaAGTACGATGGTCGCTTCAAGGATATCTTCCAGGAGCTCTACGACACCCAGTACAAGGCCGAgttcgaggccaagaagatctGGTATGAGCACCGTCTCATTGACGACATGGTCGCCCAGATGATCAAGAGCTCTGGTGGTTACATCATGGCTCTCAAGA ACTACGACGGTGATGTCCAGTCCGACATTGTCGCTCAGGGCTTCGGCTCCCTTGGTCTCATGACCTCGGTCCTCATCACCCCCGATGGCAAGACCTTCGAGTCCGAGGCTGCCCACGGCACCGTCACTCGCCACTACCGTGAGCACCAGAAGGGCAACGAGACCTCCACCAACCCCATTGCCTCCATCTTCGCCTGGACCCGTGGTCTCATCCAGCGTGGCAAGCTCGACGACCAGCCCGAGGTCGTCGCCTTCGCCGAGAGCCTTGAGCAGGCCTGCATTGACACCGTCGATATTGATGGTATCATGACCAAggatcttgcccttgcctgCGGCAAGACTGGCCGTGAGGACTatgtcaccaccaccgagtACCTCAACGCTGTTGAGCGCCGCATGAagaacatcatcaaggagaagctgtAA